A window of [Clostridium] innocuum genomic DNA:
CGGATGGCACAAAGGAAAAAAACATTACACTGCAGCTGACGAAAAAAATCGGAAAGCTGCTGGAGAAGCAGGATGTGGATGTTGTGTATACACGAGTGCAGGACAAGGTGTCCTGGCCGTCGGATAATGAAAAGGATTTGCTGGAGCGTTCCCGCATTGCCAACACATCAAAAGCGGATTATTTTATATCGATTCATATGAATTTTTCGGATACAGCGCAGGATTCCGCAAGGGGTGCGGAAATCTGGGTAAGAGAGAGTGATGCGAAAAGCAGGGCACTGGCAAAGCAGGTAAATAAACAGCTCACGGGTCTGAAGGGGATGAAAAGCAGAGGGCTGAAGGATGAGGCGGAGGCCCCGCTTTCTCTGATGGAATATACCGATATTCCGACTATTTTAGTGGAGGCAGGCTTTTTATCCAATGATGGTGACCTGTCCTATCTGAAATCAGAGAAGAATCAGGAGGCAATGGCTAAGGCGATTGCGGATGGTATTGTGCATGCATTTGATAAAGAATCATAAAATACCGCAAAATCTTTCTATTTTACTGTAAAAATGATACAATATGACTTATACTATAGGAAAAGGAGGAATATTTATGTTTGAACGCAATGAAGATTATTTTGAGCCGCAATATGCAGCAACCAGCCTGCAGAAGCATGCTGTACGTACATTTGGATGGATGACATTGGGTCTTCTGGTGACTACGGCTACTGCCTTTGCTGTATACTCCACAGATTTGATTTATTATATTTATACTATGCGATTTGCGCCACTGATTCTGATTGCCGCACAATTCGGTGTGGTCATCGCTCTGGGGGCACGTCTGATGAAGATGTCCGCCACAAGTGCCAAGATTTTATTCCTGGCGTACTCTATGCTGACCGGTATCACCTTCTCAACGCTTGCTCTTGTATACCTGCCGGGTACACTGGCTATGGCGTTTTTGATGACGACTGTGTATTTCGGAAGTCTGGCTGTCATCGGATATACGACGAAAATGAATCTGCTCCGCTTTGGACCGATTCTCTTTGGCAGCTTGCTTGCTTTGATCATCACTGAGGTTATTATGATGTTCATGAGGGCTGATACCAGCACAATGCTGATGAGTGCCATCGGTCTGTTGATTTTTACCGGACTGACTGCCTATGATGCACAGAAGATGAAGGCACTGTATGCAAGCTATGAAGGGGATGAAGAAATGCTGAAAAAGCTTTCGATCTATTCTGCTTTTGAGCTGTATTTGGATTTCATCAATATCTTCCTGTATATTCTGCGTTTTGTAGGAAACAGAGACTAGCTGTATAGGTTAATAGAATGCTTCCCGCCGTCATGAGAACGGTATGGAAGCATTTTTTTGTGTACAGGATACAAAAAAGCCAACATGTCATAAGGCATGAGGGTACTCGGCGTATGAAATCATAATCTTCTCTGAATAGGCAGGTGTATACAGTAGGCGTATATGTGTATCCTATATGGCGGTTTTCTGCAATCCGCTTTTGATTCGAATGGTTCATAGATGATACCGGCATATGAAAACAGCCGCAGTACATATCCAATATGCTGCAGCTGGTATAGTTATTTTATATGCAGATAGTTTGCGATATTCGCGTTTGGATCCAGAATCGGCTCAATGCTTCCGCACCGACTGCTCATAATCACAGCCAGTCCGGGGCCGTGTCCGCTTGTATAGGAATCCGCATGCACAACAATACCGACAGATACCGCTCCCCTGCGATAGTGCGGACCGTTGTGGTTATCATGATCCTGAATCATGACCAGATCACCAAAGCGCAGCTCATTGATTCCGAATTCCTTATTTGCCTGTGCATCCTGCGTCATAATGTCGTAATCCCCCAGCATGGTGGTCGCACTTCCCAAACCGCTTCCCATGAGATAGGCCGGAACACAGGTCACAACCGGTATTTTGATTCCCTGCTCCTCCTCTACGATTCCCAGTCCTTCAAACAGCGCTGGATCGATGTTCATCAGCTGTATCTCTTCATGATCGATCAGTTTAAGTCCCTGTCCGCAGGCTTTGATCAGCACCTTATCCTCTGTTGTCATCAGCTCCAGCGTTTCTTCATCGAAATAAACCATTACATGATCAATACCGCCATGCTTTCCGGTCACATAGCCCTCTTTGCCCTTTGCATCGCCGCTGATGACCTTCGCCCTGTTTCCGATACAGGCAAAGGCCTGCAGTGCATTGTTTTCTTTTTCTACAGGATTCTTCAGACTAACGCCCGGCTCTATGTGATCTCCTGCAATACCCATGCAGGAATCACCGATTTTATAGTTGTAAATAATACCGCCTGTCGCCATCGGGATTCTGCCATATCCGTCATAACCGACACGATATCCGTTTCCACTCATGATGGGATGATCCACCTTTCCCTGAACACTCATCACAGGCAGTGAAGCTTTATTTGTCTGCATATCAATCACTCCTTTTCCATGTTTTTACCATGCATCCATTTTACTATACCATGAAGAACTCTTCAACATGAAAACGTAATCTGTGGGTATTCTTTCCAACGCTTCCATCATTTTATGCCAGGATGCGTGTACAGCAGGCTGTACCGGAATTGCTTGAACAGGCAGCTGCAATCGAAAAACTTGAGAAATTGATAAAAATCCGCACCATAAGGAAAGTAACCCACAATTCTCACATATGCTTATGATATAATCGTACACAAAAGACAGGAGGTGATGGCATGCATAGCTGTAAGGTACAAAGTCATCCTGCCGCTCATGTGCAGCCGGCAGAATATGAGGAACAGAGGAAACGGGTATCCCTTGGTCTGTTTCCGAGTGCATTATTAAAAGCGCAGGAGCAGGTGATGGGGAAGGAACATGCATGGGAGCTGCGCTATTATCAGCGTGAATTTTCCCTTCCGCTTTCCCGCAATATCTTCGGACTGTTTACAATTCCAGTCTATATCAATCATGTACGGGCTGTTTTTGTTGTGGATACAGGAGCACAGATCAGCGGCATCAAGAGTGAAAAAATTGCACAGCTGAAGCTGAAAAAAACAGGAGGTAAACTGCAGATTGGAAGTATCGGCGGAACCCGGCGGGATATGCAGGGGCTGGTAGCGGACTCCGTCCAGCTGGGGGGACTGGAGGTTTTAAACATGGCGATGATTGCACTGGATTCCTCAGATTTTTCCCTGCGCTTCGGTAACATCGATCTGTTCGGCTTCGACGGGATTCTTGGCTGGGATATTTTGCATCAGCTTGACTTTGAGCTGGATGATGTCGCAAAGCAGTTCATCGTTTTGAAAAACAGGTTTCGGATCCCCTATCCCAATATGCTGAAGGGAAGCTTTCCCTGCTTTCTGGTAAAACGAGCCGATCAGGAGATTTCGCTGTTTGGCTTTGACAGCGGCTCCCGTGTCAGCTGGATTGGGGATCAGGCGATTCAGGAGCATGCGCTCACGGTTGTACATGAAGGCAGTGCCATGGGCTTTGGCGTGCATGGACTGGAAAGGATGGATTTAAAGATTATCAAGCAATGGACGCTTTATCTGGATAAGGCTGAAATCACCCTTAAGGATACGATGACAGGGCGGGTCAGGCTGTTTGATGATTTTGCATTTGACGGAGTATTCGGAAACGAAATCTTCAGAAAGCGCAGAATACGCATCCTGAACAGTGCCAATATGGTACTGCTGGCATAACCCTTTTCCTTTTGGAGGGCTGAAAGTCAGGGAACTGCAGGAGTTTGAACCGACGCTTCCGTTTGTATGCTTTCCACCGCCTCAGCTTCCCGGCGGTTGTTTTTTTTGTCGGATTATAGTATATTTATAGAATGAAATAGGAGGAATGAACATGATATACCATGGAACAATAACAATGGAGAACGGGGCAGAGCTTCCCTTTGAGCTGTATCCGGAGGATGCTCCGCTCACCGTTGAGAATTTCGTCAAGTTGGTGAAGGAGGGCTATTACGATGGCAAAACCTTTCACCGTGTCATTAAAAACTTTGTATCGCAGGGCGGCTGCCCATATGGAACCGGTGCCGGGGATCTGGGCTATACGATTCCCTGTGAAACGGCAAACAACCCGCATAAGCATGAGGATGGAAGCTTGTCTATGGCACATCGCGGTAAGGATACCGGCTGTTGTCAGTTTTTTATCTGCCACTGTCCGCAGCCGCATCTGGATGGGGTACATACCGTATTCGGCAAGGTGACAGACAATCTGGGCGCTGTACGCAATATGCGCAACGGCGATGTTATGAAAAAAGTGGTCATCGAGGAAGTATAAAATGGATGATGTCAAACGACTGGGAACACCGCTGCTGATCATCGTACTTTCAGCCTTTCTTACCAAACTGGTGGAAACCTGGCTGAAGGGCGGCTTTGTACATACGCTGCTGATCATCATCATGGTTGCTTCTCTGTTTATGTTCGGTGTTTCACTGAATCGTAAAAAGCGAAGCAATGCTGTTTTTCGCAAGGTGGTCGCAATCGTTATCGTTCTTCTGCTGCTCTTTATGCAGCTGGGTTATCTGGATCTTGCCATTGTGAACCGCTGGTTTGCATACCTTGGCATGGGGTCCTTTTACATCAATATGCTATATATATTCTGCGGCTATCTGTTCGTGGATTAGGAGGCGGCTATGTTTGGATTTTCTTTTGATAAAACAATGGAGGAAGTAAAGCAGGAGCTGGATGCAGGGAAAGACATCCAGCTGATCGACGTGTGGGAAACGGATGAATATCGGGATGGTCATATTCCCGGAGCGGATCACCTTGCCCTGAGTGAGCTGGAAGACAGGGCAGCTGCTGTTGTGGCGAAAGGGAAGCCGCATTATCTGTACTGCCGCAGCGGGCAGCGTTCCAGGACGGCATTGAAGAAGCTGCGGGCTCTTGGTTATGATGAGCTGTATAACATCGGCGGTATCGTTCACTGGCCCTATGAACAAAAAACAGGGAGTCAGAAATGAGGACAGCACGCCGTATGCGTTTGCAGGGAGCCGGCAATGTACGGGATCTCGGCGGCTATCCCTGTGGGGAAACGATAACGGCATGGCAGTGCTGCTATCGCAGTGATATGCTGAATAACCTGACACAGGAGGACTGGAAAAAGCTGCAGGAAGCTGATATTCAGCTGATTCTGGACCTTCGCGGCAAAACGGAACAGATACAGGCACCCTATGACAGCGAACGCTATGGAATTGCGCGGGTATCGCTTCCCTTTATGAAGGAGGAGGTGCCGCTTGCGGATTCATTGGATGAGCAGGCTCAAAAGAGATTTCTTGACAGTATGAAGCTGGATTATGTGGATATGGTGAGAGCCGTACCGGAGGCGGTATGTGCAGCACTTCGCCATATACGAAATACAAGGAAAGCAGGACATGCAGTCTTGTTTCACTGTACGGCAGGCAAGGATCGCACCGGCATACTGGCAGCACTCCTGCTGAAGCTGTGCGGTGTATGCAATGAGGATATCCTTGCGGATTATCAGGTGTCCGCCACCTATAATGCATTGGGTGTAAACCGGATGCTTCCGGCGGATGTAATGGCGATCCAGGCAGTGCGCGCATTGCTTGACAGCACACCGGACATGCTGCAGCCGCTGCTCACCATGCTGGATGAAGCAGGCTGTTTTTCCTATCTGAAATCCATCGGCATGCGTCAGGATGAGCTGGAAGAGCTGTCTGCACTGCTGCAGGAGCCGTAACGAGCCAGTGCATGCAGGAACTTCATGCTTACTGACAGCTACGCAAATACCACTGTATGTGCAGGTCTGAAATGTCATTGCGACATTCTCCTGCAGATACAGTTTTTTTGTATCGGCGCATATAAAAAAGAAAAACCATACAGCTGAAGCTGCATGGTTTGGATGGTTAGTCTGCTGTTTTCTGACGGACAAGCTCAAAGGCGAAGATTGCCGTAGATGCCGCTGCCGTCATGGCATTGCGGAAATCCTGACGATAGGGAATAAACAGATTCTGGTCGCTGTGATTTTGCACATGCTTACTCAACCCGCGCATCTCACCGCCGATTGCCAGACACAGCTTTAAAGGAAAGGCATAGTCATACAGGGAGATTGCATCCTTGCGCTGTGCACATATAAGCTGTATGTCTGCCTGCTTCATTTCATGAAGCAGAGCCTCCATATCCGTTGCGACAATCAGATTCAGATATTCACTGGCGCCTGCACTGGCTTTGGTAACAACTCCTGCAGCAGTAGTCCAGTTCCGCGGTGGAATGATGACGCCGTCGCAGCCTGCCGCATACAGCGTACGCAGTATGTAGCCGAAATTAAAGGGATCCTCCACCCCCTCGATCAGTGCCAGAAAAACTGAATCCTTTTCAGCGACAGCCTGCAGTGTCTGAAAGCTGCGCTCCCCGCAAAGTGCCAGCAGCCCGCCATGCGTTTTTCCCTGTGCAAGCTCATCAATGGCTTCCCGGCTGTTTTGTTCGATCGGGATATTGCGCTGTGCTGCCTGACGAAGAATAAAGGCGGTATCGCGATCCTTTTTCTTCTCATCGACCATGATTTTTATGATATCCCGCTTCTGAGCGAGTAAAACGGCTTTTACAGAGATATTCCCCTCTACGATATATTGTTCCATACAACAACCTCACTTTTCCTGTTTCTATATTATATAGGAGATGCCGCAACTTTAAAAGGGAATTCTTCAATTCTCGTACGATTCATGGTATGATACTCATGTTGAAGATGAGGAGGGATATCATGAAGGTTGCCGTTGTGACCATGCATGTCAAA
This region includes:
- a CDS encoding Bax inhibitor-1/YccA family protein — encoded protein: MFERNEDYFEPQYAATSLQKHAVRTFGWMTLGLLVTTATAFAVYSTDLIYYIYTMRFAPLILIAAQFGVVIALGARLMKMSATSAKILFLAYSMLTGITFSTLALVYLPGTLAMAFLMTTVYFGSLAVIGYTTKMNLLRFGPILFGSLLALIITEVIMMFMRADTSTMLMSAIGLLIFTGLTAYDAQKMKALYASYEGDEEMLKKLSIYSAFELYLDFINIFLYILRFVGNRD
- a CDS encoding RNA methyltransferase; the encoded protein is MEQYIVEGNISVKAVLLAQKRDIIKIMVDEKKKDRDTAFILRQAAQRNIPIEQNSREAIDELAQGKTHGGLLALCGERSFQTLQAVAEKDSVFLALIEGVEDPFNFGYILRTLYAAGCDGVIIPPRNWTTAAGVVTKASAGASEYLNLIVATDMEALLHEMKQADIQLICAQRKDAISLYDYAFPLKLCLAIGGEMRGLSKHVQNHSDQNLFIPYRQDFRNAMTAAASTAIFAFELVRQKTAD
- a CDS encoding clan AA aspartic protease, yielding MHSCKVQSHPAAHVQPAEYEEQRKRVSLGLFPSALLKAQEQVMGKEHAWELRYYQREFSLPLSRNIFGLFTIPVYINHVRAVFVVDTGAQISGIKSEKIAQLKLKKTGGKLQIGSIGGTRRDMQGLVADSVQLGGLEVLNMAMIALDSSDFSLRFGNIDLFGFDGILGWDILHQLDFELDDVAKQFIVLKNRFRIPYPNMLKGSFPCFLVKRADQEISLFGFDSGSRVSWIGDQAIQEHALTVVHEGSAMGFGVHGLERMDLKIIKQWTLYLDKAEITLKDTMTGRVRLFDDFAFDGVFGNEIFRKRRIRILNSANMVLLA
- a CDS encoding rhodanese-like domain-containing protein, whose product is MFGFSFDKTMEEVKQELDAGKDIQLIDVWETDEYRDGHIPGADHLALSELEDRAAAVVAKGKPHYLYCRSGQRSRTALKKLRALGYDELYNIGGIVHWPYEQKTGSQK
- a CDS encoding tyrosine-protein phosphatase, which translates into the protein MRTARRMRLQGAGNVRDLGGYPCGETITAWQCCYRSDMLNNLTQEDWKKLQEADIQLILDLRGKTEQIQAPYDSERYGIARVSLPFMKEEVPLADSLDEQAQKRFLDSMKLDYVDMVRAVPEAVCAALRHIRNTRKAGHAVLFHCTAGKDRTGILAALLLKLCGVCNEDILADYQVSATYNALGVNRMLPADVMAIQAVRALLDSTPDMLQPLLTMLDEAGCFSYLKSIGMRQDELEELSALLQEP
- a CDS encoding DUF4438 domain-containing protein → MQTNKASLPVMSVQGKVDHPIMSGNGYRVGYDGYGRIPMATGGIIYNYKIGDSCMGIAGDHIEPGVSLKNPVEKENNALQAFACIGNRAKVISGDAKGKEGYVTGKHGGIDHVMVYFDEETLELMTTEDKVLIKACGQGLKLIDHEEIQLMNIDPALFEGLGIVEEEQGIKIPVVTCVPAYLMGSGLGSATTMLGDYDIMTQDAQANKEFGINELRFGDLVMIQDHDNHNGPHYRRGAVSVGIVVHADSYTSGHGPGLAVIMSSRCGSIEPILDPNANIANYLHIK
- a CDS encoding peptidylprolyl isomerase; this encodes MIYHGTITMENGAELPFELYPEDAPLTVENFVKLVKEGYYDGKTFHRVIKNFVSQGGCPYGTGAGDLGYTIPCETANNPHKHEDGSLSMAHRGKDTGCCQFFICHCPQPHLDGVHTVFGKVTDNLGAVRNMRNGDVMKKVVIEEV
- a CDS encoding N-acetylmuramoyl-L-alanine amidase, whose protein sequence is MQKNFVQRHALFFSVIVFCFVIVPFIRNAYAQEKADKKQQAETLVIRTQKQAEEKKVTKRRVVLDAGHGGYDDGSVAADGTKEKNITLQLTKKIGKLLEKQDVDVVYTRVQDKVSWPSDNEKDLLERSRIANTSKADYFISIHMNFSDTAQDSARGAEIWVRESDAKSRALAKQVNKQLTGLKGMKSRGLKDEAEAPLSLMEYTDIPTILVEAGFLSNDGDLSYLKSEKNQEAMAKAIADGIVHAFDKES
- a CDS encoding amino acid permease, which gives rise to MDDVKRLGTPLLIIVLSAFLTKLVETWLKGGFVHTLLIIIMVASLFMFGVSLNRKKRSNAVFRKVVAIVIVLLLLFMQLGYLDLAIVNRWFAYLGMGSFYINMLYIFCGYLFVD